A region from the Dehalococcoides mccartyi CG5 genome encodes:
- the dnaJ gene encoding molecular chaperone DnaJ, with translation MVNKRDYYEVLGLERSASDEDIKKAFRKMAMKHHPDRNHEEGAADKFKEVNEAYEVLSNPEKRAAYDRFGFSAGADSFGQGGFENFDFGGLGSIFETFFGGATQGAKRGPRRGPDMSYDIKISLEEAATGVEKDITTERLEYCTECSGTGAKAGTSPVKCTSCNGTGQVYQVQKSVFGRFTSVTPCPKCRGEGTIIGEPCTKCRGTGKEYVKRTVQVKIPAGVADGNQIRLNGYGGVGDKGASAGDVYINVGIAEHADFKRDGDDVIYELEINFAQAALGTEVNVPGLNTEHKLKIPSGSQNGKYFVLKGKGIPHLNRFGSGDEMVHLNVVTPEKLSRKQKQLFEELEKSFAEDKKQAT, from the coding sequence ATGGTTAATAAAAGAGATTATTACGAAGTATTGGGTCTTGAACGCAGTGCTTCTGACGAAGATATAAAAAAGGCCTTCCGCAAGATGGCTATGAAGCATCACCCTGACCGTAATCACGAAGAGGGTGCGGCAGACAAGTTCAAAGAAGTCAACGAAGCCTACGAGGTTCTTTCCAACCCTGAAAAACGGGCGGCCTATGACCGTTTCGGTTTCAGCGCCGGGGCGGATTCCTTCGGACAGGGCGGTTTTGAAAACTTTGATTTTGGCGGTTTGGGCAGTATCTTTGAAACCTTCTTTGGCGGTGCTACCCAGGGTGCCAAACGCGGTCCTCGTCGCGGGCCTGACATGTCTTATGATATAAAGATAAGCCTTGAAGAAGCCGCAACCGGTGTTGAAAAAGATATTACCACTGAAAGACTTGAATATTGCACCGAGTGCAGCGGCACAGGTGCCAAAGCCGGCACTTCGCCGGTAAAATGTACCAGCTGTAACGGTACCGGACAGGTATACCAGGTGCAAAAAAGCGTTTTCGGGCGTTTTACCAGTGTAACTCCCTGTCCCAAATGCCGTGGTGAGGGGACTATTATTGGCGAACCCTGCACCAAGTGCCGGGGTACGGGTAAAGAATACGTCAAGCGGACTGTTCAGGTAAAAATACCTGCCGGTGTGGCAGACGGAAACCAAATACGCCTTAACGGCTACGGCGGAGTAGGTGACAAGGGCGCTTCTGCTGGAGATGTGTATATAAACGTAGGCATTGCCGAGCATGCGGATTTCAAACGTGACGGTGATGATGTTATCTACGAACTTGAGATAAATTTTGCCCAGGCGGCTTTGGGTACTGAAGTAAATGTGCCGGGGCTTAATACCGAACACAAGCTGAAAATCCCGTCAGGCAGTCAAAACGGCAAGTACTTTGTGTTGAAAGGCAAGGGCATTCCCCATTTGAATCGCTTTGGCAGCGGTGATGAAATGGTACACTTGAATGTAGTTACCCCTGAGAAACTTAGCCGGAAACAGAAGCAGCTCTTTGAAGAGCTGGAGAAGTCTTTTGCTGAGGATAAAAAACAGGCAACTTAA
- the dnaK gene encoding molecular chaperone DnaK: MGKVVGIDLGTTNSEVAVMQGGEPVVIPSAEGSTLIPSVVAINKNGERIVGRQAKNQAILNPENTVYSIKRFMGRKWGEPAGRELPVEADAKRKPYKVIQGNNNEVRVVMGDKDFSPPEVSAMILQKLKSDAEAYLGEKVTEAVITVPAYFNDAQRQATKDAGAIAGLKVLRIINEPTAAALAYGLDKKKDETIAVYDLGGGTFDISILELGEGTFQVKSTAGDTHLGGDDFDQKIIDWLIAEYKKDQGIDLSKDKTALQRLKEAAEKAKIELSTVQQTEINLPFITADASGPKHLNIILTRSKLEQMVMDLVEKSLEPCRQALKDSGKTSAEINEVILVGGQTRMPLVQQKVKDFFGKEPNKGVNPDEVVAIGAAIQAGVLKGEVSDVLLLDVIPLTLGIETLGGVSTALITRNTTIPTSKSQVFSTAADNQPSVEIHVLQGERPMAADNRTLGRFMLDGILPAPRGVPQIEVTFDIDANGMLSVKAKDKGTGREQKITITASSGLSKEEVEKMTREAEAHAVEDTKRKEEIEARNVADNLAYNAEKTLRDNKDKIPAELNTELESKIAAVRTALQGNDVEAIKKTTQELSTALQSVGSAVYGKQQEGAPAQEEPSAEGKKADDEGTVEGEFREV, from the coding sequence ATGGGTAAAGTAGTTGGCATAGATCTTGGTACTACAAACAGTGAAGTTGCCGTCATGCAGGGCGGCGAGCCGGTAGTTATCCCCTCTGCCGAAGGCAGTACGCTTATCCCTTCGGTAGTGGCGATAAATAAAAACGGCGAACGCATCGTTGGTCGTCAGGCTAAAAATCAGGCAATTTTGAATCCTGAAAATACAGTTTATTCCATCAAGCGTTTTATGGGACGCAAATGGGGCGAACCGGCCGGACGTGAATTGCCGGTTGAGGCAGATGCCAAGCGCAAACCTTACAAGGTGATTCAGGGGAATAACAATGAAGTCCGGGTAGTCATGGGCGACAAGGATTTCAGCCCCCCCGAAGTTTCCGCCATGATTTTGCAGAAGCTGAAGTCAGATGCCGAGGCTTATCTGGGTGAAAAAGTAACCGAAGCGGTTATTACCGTACCGGCTTACTTCAACGATGCCCAGCGTCAGGCTACCAAAGATGCCGGGGCTATTGCCGGGCTGAAAGTTCTGCGGATTATCAACGAACCCACCGCTGCCGCATTGGCCTATGGTCTGGATAAGAAAAAAGATGAAACTATAGCCGTTTATGATTTGGGCGGCGGTACTTTTGATATTTCCATACTGGAACTGGGCGAAGGCACTTTTCAGGTAAAATCCACTGCCGGTGATACTCATCTGGGAGGCGATGACTTTGACCAGAAGATTATTGACTGGCTGATAGCTGAATACAAGAAAGATCAGGGCATTGACCTTTCCAAGGACAAGACCGCTCTGCAACGTCTGAAAGAAGCGGCTGAAAAGGCCAAGATAGAGCTTTCCACTGTTCAGCAGACAGAGATAAATCTGCCCTTTATTACAGCGGATGCTTCCGGCCCTAAGCATCTTAATATTATCCTTACCCGCTCAAAGCTGGAGCAGATGGTGATGGATCTTGTTGAAAAGAGCCTTGAACCCTGCCGCCAGGCTTTAAAAGATTCGGGCAAGACTTCCGCCGAAATCAACGAAGTTATTCTAGTGGGCGGACAGACCCGCATGCCGCTGGTACAGCAAAAGGTCAAAGATTTCTTCGGCAAGGAACCCAACAAGGGTGTGAATCCTGACGAAGTGGTTGCCATAGGTGCTGCCATTCAGGCCGGCGTGCTCAAGGGTGAAGTTAGTGATGTACTCCTGCTGGATGTCATCCCCCTGACTCTGGGCATTGAGACATTGGGTGGTGTATCCACTGCACTCATTACCCGCAATACCACCATACCCACTTCCAAGAGCCAGGTATTTTCGACTGCGGCTGACAACCAGCCCAGCGTAGAAATCCATGTACTTCAGGGTGAACGCCCCATGGCGGCGGATAACCGCACTCTGGGCCGCTTTATGCTGGACGGCATTTTGCCTGCCCCGCGAGGCGTCCCCCAGATAGAAGTTACGTTTGATATTGACGCTAACGGTATGCTTTCCGTCAAAGCCAAGGATAAGGGTACCGGGCGTGAGCAGAAGATAACCATCACCGCGTCTTCCGGTCTTTCCAAGGAAGAAGTGGAAAAGATGACCCGTGAGGCAGAAGCCCATGCTGTCGAAGATACCAAACGTAAAGAAGAAATAGAAGCCCGCAATGTGGCGGACAATCTGGCTTACAATGCTGAAAAGACCCTGCGTGACAACAAGGACAAGATACCGGCTGAACTGAATACCGAACTGGAAAGCAAGATAGCCGCAGTCCGCACTGCTCTGCAGGGCAATGATGTGGAAGCTATCAAGAAAACCACTCAGGAGCTTTCAACTGCTCTTCAGAGTGTAGGCAGTGCCGTTTACGGCAAACAACAGGAGGGTGCTCCCGCTCAGGAAGAACCTTCAGCAGAAGGCAAAAAGGCTGACGATGAAGGTACGGTAGAGGGAGAATTCCGCGAAGTCTAA
- a CDS encoding nucleotide exchange factor GrpE produces MTDRKMQDKEENEHPENTQAKTDGQLENLNAQLAEEKKRSEEYLDSLKRARAEFVNYKRYIEQERNIQGDMARGNAFMLVLPVLDDLERALTSVPANIAGQPFIEGLDLIVRKFQAILDNQGVKAIPAAGEQFNSRLHEAVACEDGPEGIILHEARRGYTVGDRVLRTSLVVVGNGSQPCQQNSDMK; encoded by the coding sequence ATGACAGATAGAAAAATGCAAGATAAAGAAGAAAATGAACACCCTGAAAATACCCAGGCTAAAACTGATGGGCAACTGGAAAATCTGAATGCCCAACTGGCAGAGGAAAAGAAGCGTTCAGAGGAATATCTGGATAGCTTAAAACGGGCCAGAGCCGAATTTGTAAACTACAAAAGGTACATAGAACAGGAAAGAAATATACAGGGTGATATGGCCAGAGGCAATGCCTTTATGCTGGTTCTGCCGGTATTGGATGATTTGGAACGGGCTTTGACATCTGTTCCCGCTAATATTGCCGGGCAACCATTTATAGAGGGCTTGGACCTGATAGTCCGCAAGTTTCAGGCCATACTGGATAATCAGGGGGTTAAGGCTATTCCGGCCGCCGGAGAGCAGTTTAATTCCCGCCTGCATGAAGCAGTTGCCTGTGAAGACGGGCCGGAAGGCATAATTCTTCACGAAGCCCGCCGGGGTTATACGGTAGGGGATAGGGTACTTAGGACCTCGCTGGTGGTGGTGGGCAATGGAAGCCAGCCCTGCCAGCAAAATTCAGATATGAAATAA